CCTGTCCCAGACCCCACCCCAACCGCAGGAGTCAATATCTCCTCCGTATTCGTGCATTGCAGCTACCTTTTCGGTAAAGTCAGCTGGAAGCAGGCAGGTTGTATCAAGGTGGAATGTGTCCTGCATATCTCTTGCAGGGTGATCCTGCGGCTGGAAAAGGGCGTCGAAGTTCCAGAAAGAACTCTGGATTATTCCGCCTTTAATCTCAGTAAAGCCCATTTCCAGGAAGATCTGGCGCATCTGCTCAATAAGGCGCCTGTAAGGATGAATTTTGGCACCGTAAAGAGGTTTTGGGATAATATCAAGACGGTAAGGCCTGAATTTTTTTCCCTTCCAGGCACCACTTTTCAATAAGTCAGGTGTAAGCTGGGCAATTTCCTCTTCAAGCACAAGCCCCTGAGCTGCAAGTGCGCTCCCGGCATCAGTTATGGAAACAGTCCTTAACTTTTCTTCGTGTTTTACGATAAGTTTGCGTTTGAGCAGGTCTTTTATTGTCCCTTCATCGGATGCAAGTTCTTCGAGCGTCTTTGCTTTGCCTGTGAAAGCTGCAAGAGTTTCCTCATCTTTTCCTGTATACACATTTCCCGATGGTACCATTATCCCGTTTTCAACCTTTGCCCATCCTTTTTTTACGAGCCAGCCTGTTGCAATTCCAACTATCTTCGGAGAGAAATGGCTTCTAAGTTCTTCAAGTGAGGTCGGAGCTTTGAGGGAGTCGATAATCTGGCGTTCGGGGAGCCCGTTTTTTGCGTATTCTTCCCCTTCCTTTGTAAGGGAATAACGTTCTACGACATTTTCGGAGATTGAAACCAGCCCTTTTTCTTCAAGCATGAAAGCTGCCTGCATTGCTGCATCTACCTGCAACCCCGATTTCTCCTCCAGTTTTTCGGGAGATGCGGACCCCAGGGCTTCAAGGGCAAGCAGGACTTTTTTCTCGTTGATTGTGAGGTTTTCCTGAACACTCATCTTATGATCACATCCTGAAATTCTGAAATCTTAAATCCAGTATTATAATTGAATCCTCTAAATTTTACTTTTTGTAAATTATTCTGTATTCGTCAAGGTGCTCTCTTGCAAGCTCTCTCTTCTCCTGATGGTCTTTAAGGAACTCGGACATTTTTTCGGCTGCTAACTGCTTGCATGACCCGCACATCCTGGTACCGGAGACACATTCCTGCCTGATTTCCAGCAACTCCTCATCGTCTCCAATCAGGTGGAAGAGCATTAATTCAAAGACCGAACATTCTTCTGGTATTCCACCCAGCTTTTTCTGCTCTTCAAGAGTAACACGGCCTCCTGTTTTTGCCCTTTTTACCTTTTTTGCACCTTCCTTCGGGTCGTCAGTAAGAGCTATGTAACTGTCAGGAACACTGCTTGACATCTTTCCTCCCTGCAGTCCGCTCATAAAACGATGATAGGTAGATGCAGGAGGAATGAAGGCATATCCTCCGAATTCAGCGGCTATTTCGGCAACGATCTGCTCCAGTATTTTTCTGGTGAGTTTCCAGATTTTTCTGAAAACGAAGTACTTTTCGTACTCAGCGAATTCAGGTGGCTTTGTGTTTTCCATAAACCTGGAGACACTTTCGATTTCAGCCAGATACTGGCTTTTTCTATCAGCTTTTCTGACCTCTGAGACCAGCCTCATAAGGAATGGGTAGTCAGGAGTCTGGAGTACATCAATATGTTCTTCATAGAGTTTAACTTTTCCAGGAATGCGTTTTTTGAGTTCCTGTAAGGCTTCCTTAGGAGCTCCTTTTCCCCTGACACTGAAATATTTCCATCCGTTTGTGTTTTCTCTTTCTTCAATCCTGAACATATTCATTTTGCCTGCAAGTCCCCTTGTAAGGCGAAGGTGAGGATCCTGGTCTGGACCAACAGGAACTACAACCGGTTTTGGACCTCCGAATTCTTCAAGCTGGGGCTGGAGGATATCAGCAGCCTGGGTTGCCACACTGATCATATGAGAGAGGTTAGTTTCTCCTGAAAATCCATAAATTGCGCTGAGTTCTGAGAAATTTACCTTGACCCCGAGTTCAAATGCCAGGTCTTTAACGCTTTCACAGCCTGACTGGAAATAAATAAGGCCATCTGGCTTGAAACCGAGAGCGATCAGGCTTAATATGTATTCATCTATCCCGATTTCCCTGCATTTCTGCCAGGAAAATCCGCGTACTGAGAAAGCCTCTCTATCCGCAATCCCCACAAAAGCAGATGCTCCCATTTGCTGGTGCCAGATTATCTGATCCATAACCATCTTGTGTCCGAGATGAACTTTTCCGGAGGGCATAAACCCATCCATTACGGAAAATGGGGCACCTGTTCTCATGGCCTCTACAATCTGCTCGTAATCCCGGTGCCCGAAGATGACCCTTCTCCGCATATACGTGCTGGGGGAAGGAACTTCCGGAAGAATCTCATCAAAAGGAGAAATCCCGAATTCTTCGAATAACTTGGAATAGTCAGTAATGTCGCTTGAGCTCCAGGGGTCAAGTGTATTAGTCATGAAAATCCCTCATTACTGCCGTCTTATGAAGAATAAGCTTCAGAAGACAGCCTTTTTTTGTTGAAAACAATTAAAGGTATGACACAGTTACAACTAATCTGTTCTTTAAAAATACCTGCTTATATGTAAATGTTTATCTCCAGGCAGGTAATTTCAGGCTGATACCGACGCTCCAGTGGCAATCTGCTTTCAATTTTCCTGGCTTATAGCCCAGCTGAAAAAAACTAAAAGGAAACTAAATGTTCCAGAGAGAAAGCGGTAAAGAGATAACGACAGATTATCAATTTCATCTTATATAGACTTTCTCAAAAGGATACGGCAGTTTTGCTCCTTCAGGAATTCTGTCAACAAACTCCAGAAATTCCGGGTCATGCATAGGACTCAGGATTTTCTGTTTCTGGAAGTAAGGGTAACTCCGAATTTTCTGCCAGGCATCTTTTAAGGATTCTTCTTTTATATTCCCGAAACTGAAAGGCGGATAAGGACCAGGTTTTACGTCTCCATCTGCTGTTATATGCATCCAGCGCCTGCCTTCCATTGCGCCCAGCATCTGTCCTTCAAAGTAAGTATTCGCAAACATACGTGGACCGTTTGAACTGGCGTTTATTCTTTGATACATATCAAGAATGGTTTTTCTGTCTTTATCTGTAATTACAGGCTCCTTACCACTTTTTGGCATTGCTTCCCATACAGAAAATTCATGTACTCCAAGTTGCGATGCAAGGGAGTAAAGAGCAGACAGCTCCTCAAGGTTTGAGGGAGAAACATGTGTTGTCATCACAACCATAATCCCGGCTTCAAGTGCAAGTTTTATTGCAGAGACTGCTCTATAATATGCTCCTTTGGATTTTCGGACAGCATCATGTTTCTCAGGGTCAGTGGAATAAATTCCCACCATAAGGGAATGGAGCCCTGCTTCTTTCAGGCGGAAAGCAGTTTCTTTTGTAAAATCCGTGCCCCAGGTTGAACAGTTTACTATAGCCCGCTTCTTATCCACATACCTGATTAGCTCAAATATTTCTCCGCGCAGCAGGGGGTCATTCTCGGTAAATGTGATAATGAAAGTACCGTAGTCAAGGGCTTCATCTATTATTCTCTTTACAGTGTTTGCATCCAGTTCGTCTGTAACCGTCCCTGGCGGATATCTCGAACTATTCTGGCGGGTAAGTTCGATGGACACAGTTTCAGGAATGTATCTCCCAAGAGCAATCTGTATCTCCGCAAAAATAAGACGTGTGAAGACCGGACCTGGTATAGGTGGGAGCCAGGCTGAGGGAATGACTTTGTCCTCCTCTATAAGGGCTAGCTTTTCCTCTTTCAGGCGGGAATTGATTTTTTTCAGAATGGGGCTACAGGCTGCTTTCAGAGTCCCGCTTGCTGACAACTCTAAGCTTTCTCCTGCTTGCCGAAGTTTCACTGACAGCCCGGGCATTGAAAGAATTTCTATATTTCTTTCCTTTGCTGAAATATCTTTCAATGAGACCTCCGATGCATTCTTTTCTTCAGAAGTCATTTATCCTCACCGCAAACCTTCTCAAAAAGCTGCTTGACCACAAGCCTTTTCAAAAAACTGCTTGAGCGCAAACTATTTGGAAAAAAGTTTGATCAAAAATCAGCGTGACGATATGATCGACCGGTGCAACGGTCGCGGTTCAATGGTTGAATTTAAGCTGCCCGGGCATGAAAACGAATGTAATCGGCCTGAGCTGCTTAAGTATTTAAAGTGCTTACTTAAAAAATAAGCTTTAAACCTCAGACCCTTTCCGAGAAGGCGAGGTTTCCGCTGATTTTCTTGATTTTTATTTTGACCACGTCGCCTTTTGCGGCTCCGGGCACGAAAACCGTATACTTATCGATCTTTGCTATACCGTCACCTTTGGACCCGACAGCATCGACCCGGAGTTCATAGGTTCCGCCTTCTTCGATGGCATCCCTGACAACCACATTACTTACCTTTCTCTTCTTGACAGGTCTGTGAGCCCCGCAAGCAGAACATCTCAGGACAAGTACTCTTTCCACCTTGACAAGCTGGGTGTCCGGACGTCCGCATTCCGAACACGTAACATATTCGTCCACATAAGCCTGAATGTTATCTGCAATCTGGGCTCTCGTAAACCTTCCCTGGAAGACTGCGCGTGTGCCTTCTATTTTCCCTGCAGTCCCCAGTTCCCTTGTGAGATATTTCATCAGGTGATCAGGGTCCCGGTTAAGGATATCTGCAATATTTCCGAAGTTTTCCAGAATTGTGGTCTTGCCTTCAGAGAAGAGTCTGGGTTCAGGGATTACGAATCGAGCATCCGTAGTCTCGGTTTCAGGCATTTTTGCCATTGCACGATTTAAAAGCTCTTCGTAATCGTACATATTATACTCCTTTTATGTTAACAATTAACTGATTACTGTATCAGCTCTGCTCCCTGGTCTACAACGATTCTAAAGGGAGTTGGTAATTTCTGTCCTGCATGCCAGAGAGCTTTCTTTGCGGCTTCAAAGTTGTGCTTCTCAACAGCCACTGTAAAGATCCTCTGCATTGGTTTTACCCTGGCTGCAGTACCTACGTTCTTTCCAAAAGCCCTGCGCATCCCACTGGATACACGGTCAGCACCAGCACCGGTTGCCTGCTTGTTTTCCCTGAGTACTTCGTGGGGATAGACACGGAGCTTCATGTAAAAGCCCATCTTTCCTGTATCTGAAGTAAGGTGCCTGTTTGCTGTAATACGGGCTGCTTCAAGAGCAGTATGCCTTATCTGGCACTTTTCTTCTGCAACCAGGGAGATTCTTATAGGGAAGGCATCGCTGTTTGCCTTGTCACCCATGTCGTAGTGAATAACCTGACTGCCTGGAACACCGCCCATGTATTTTCTTCTGGTAAATGAGCGCTGCCTCACGTTCCTGTACATACTTCCTGGCTTTCGTACCATAAGCTTGATTCTCCTGAAATATAATGAGTTTAATTTAGCTTAATTTATTCAGTCAAATAGTTTAATAGCCTAATTGAGTTTAACAAAAATTTATTATAACGGATTTCTTTCCGCATATAAACGTTTGCATCAAGTTCTCAAAAAACCGTTTAGCAAACCACTCAGTATGAGATATGTGCATATAGAGATAGCTACCTGTATTTACATTTATCTGTAAACCGGTCTTTACGGATTTTAGCAGACAATCTCTATGTTCCCATGCCCTTTTGCTCTTTAAAAGTGTCAGGCTCTGGGATTTTGTTTGAAATTCGTAATCCCTGAGAATTTACATATTCCGGGCGTATGTGACTTACTTCCTACTACCTAGTGGTTTATAAATTTAATTGATGATCCCGGATATTTTTCAAAAAATCCTGCAAGCAGCCCAAAACAACCTGATAGCATCATGCTTCCAAAAGGCGCGGCAAAGTGCAGCTTATTTGAGATCTCCTTCCTGAGTTCCGATTCTGAGAGCTTTTCAAGCATTTGCCTTTTTGGACCGGTAACCATTATAGATCTAACCTGCTCAAAGCCTACCGCTTCTTTTATATATGCACCATGTCCTCCATCCTCAAATACTTCATCAAAATCAAGGCTTCCGTCGGCAAGCTTTATTATATAATCCTGAAGTTTTTCCGGGTTCATACTGGAACTGTGGTGCTCAAAAAGTGCAGTTATCCTGTTTTCAAGCACAAGGGCTCCCAAAGTATGCCCATTTCCTATATTGACCACGATTGAAGGCTGGAGTGCGGCGGGGTCGGTAAGAGCTCCGAAAATAGCTGCAGGACCGGTGTCCATGAAGACAGAGCGGATTTCAGGGTTTCCTACGGATTTTAGAAGAGAATCTGCTTGAGCCTTCATTCGCGTAAAAGCCTCGGGAATCTCTTCGGGCGTAAATACAAAATTCTTTAGCTTGCCTCCCCTGTCAATAAATTCCCTGAAAAGTTCAAAACGGTAAACCCTGTTACTTTTCTCAGGGGCATTTCCGTGATCCTGCACTGCTACAGCATAGTTTTCAGGCATGGAAACGTCAAAAGCTGAAAGTGCAGATGAAACGGATTTCGGATTGAAGTCCTGCATAACAATATTTACTTTATCTTTCTTTGCTTTTCCTTCGCAAGTAAGCTGCTTTGCCTCCTCTTCCGAGACAATCTGGATTCCAAAAGCCTTTATCTTCTCAATACTATCGTGGATAGTTAAAGCAGCCTTTTCAGTAGCATATACCGGAAAGCCTGCCTTCAGATGGGTTCTGACAGCAAACGCAGAAGGTCCCCCACCCATTATGTTTCCGGTAAGCACTATTGCTTTTCTTTCTCTGGTAGCTTTCTTAATTCTCTCTGCAATAATCCTGGTCGGAGCAGGCATGACCATAAGCAGGCTGTTTTCCGGCTCTTTTTCCGAATCAAAAAGCAGGATATCCTGTGTCCCTGTTCCTATATCTGCTGCAAGTATGCGCATACCTGTGCATTGGCTGATAAGATATTAAAATATAGGCAGGTTAGTAGAAGTAAACATGAGACTGGATAACAGGAACATATAAACAGAAATCCGGATAAAATAGAATTCAGATAATAAAAAGCCGGATAAAAGGAACAAAAATTGAGAGTGTTATTTTCATGAAAGAATCCATCCCGGAAATCCACAAGAAAGAAGCAAAAAGATCCTTTTCTTTTGCCCTGATTACAATTTCTACCTCCAGGTATGAAAAGTACGGAGACTCTACTTCGCCTGAGGAAGCCGAAGATCTTTCAGGAAAGGCTATGAAAGAGCTTCTTGAAGCGGCTAACCATGAAGTTATATTCTACAGGCTCATTCCCGATGGAAAAATCCCGATTATAGAAGCTGTGCTTTTCGCTCTTGAAAGTCCCGCAGATATCGTAATTACAAGCGGAGGCACTGGGCTTGCACCAAAAGACCTTACAATCGAGTCGATAACTCCTTTTTTTGAGAAGGAACTCCCAGGCTTTGGAGAATTGTTCAGGTACAAAAGCCTTGAAGACATAGGGACATCCGTAATCCTTACAAGAGCCTCAGCAGGTGTAATTAAAGGAAAAGCAGTATTCTGCCTGCCGGGTTCGCCAAATGCTGTAAGACTGGCTCTCTCCGAGATCATAATTCCCGAAGCAGGTCATATTGTCAGGCATGTAAGGGAATAAGCTTCCCTTTTTGTCATGCTCTTTCTAATGCGTTTTTGCATTTTTTTCTTTTTATTACTTTTCCTTATATTTTCATAAACTGGCGGATCAATACCTAACATAAATATGGTTAGCGATTTCCCTGTCAACGGCATACCTTGTCTGGTCAACCTCAAATAGGTATGACGGAGACCGCCGGAGCAAAGTAACGGGCATGCCTGGCAGAATGCCCATTGATACGAGTTTCTGCAGGATGCCGGGGTTTTTAGTCTCAAGATGTGAGATTTTACCGGTTTTTCTGGGTTCCATTGTGCAGAGTGTTGTAGTTTTCAGGGTAGGATGTGCATTTTTTGTTACCATTTGAATAGCTTCCTTATGGATTGTATTATCTTTGCTTCTTTTACAAGTTCGTATCCGCAGTTAGGACAGCACTGCTTGTTGCAGTTGTGAAGCTTTCCGCAGCCGGTACATTTTGCTTCATCAGCTTTTTCAAATTCATTTCCGCAAAGGGGACATTTCACAGGTTCACTCCCAGCGCGGTCAGTAAAGTATTTACAATAAAGCCTGTGAGAAACGCAAACGGGAAAATGAATCCTGAGATTACAAGGGCTGTTTTCAATCCTCTCTCTTTTATTGTCATCATGAACTGAGCTATGCAGGGCATAAAGAGGGTCAAAGTAACGGCTGCAACTAAAAGCTGCAAACCTGTCAGCAGTCCTGAATCATGCATTCCGTAAAGTCCGGCTGCTCCGAAATCTCTCCTGAAGAAGCCGAAGAGAAAAACATCAGCCGCATTGGGGGGCAAGCCAATCCAGACTGTCGGGTATTCCATTACTTTTAAGGCAAGGTCAAAAATGCCTGTCAATCTTCCTATCCAGATCAGAATACTTGCCACAACAAAAAGGGGCAGGACTTCAAGGAAGTACCAGTGCATCCTTGAGTAAGTTTTTACCAGTATATTCGAGAGTTTTGGACGCCTTAGAGGAGGCATTTCAAGTATGAATGTAGGAGCATCTCCTGGAAGGATTCTTGAAGCCAGGTAGCCTATCAGTATAAATTCAAGCACAATAACACCTGCCCATACAGACAATCCTCTGGGGTTTCCTGAGAGGATTGAAAGGATTATGCCCAGCTGTGCTGAGCAAGGAATTGCAAGTGCCAGCAAGATATTTGCAATAAGCCTTTCCCTTTTAGTTTCAAGGGTTCTGGTGACCATAGTAGCCATTGTGGAGCAGCCAAATCCAAGCACCATAGGAATTACTGCCCTTCCGCTGAGTCCTATTTTTTTGAACATGCCGTCCAGAAGCAGGCTAAGCCTGGGCAGATATCCGGTGTCCTCAATAATGGAGAATACCAGGAAAAAGGCTCCAACTATGGGAAGTATGAGAGCTATTGCGTATGTTACTGCCTGGGTGAAAATACCATATTCTCCCACAAAGAGATCCTGCAAAGCAGGATAGGGTACAAGCGACACAAACCTGGCAGTCACCAGCGGATTTATATATTGCCCAAATAACGTGTTTTCCAGGAAATCAACAACAGTTCCAGCTGCAAAGACACCTACAAACTGGTAGAACCCGAGGTACAGAATTAAAAATAAAACGGGTATCCCGAATACAGGATGGATAAGAATGCTATCTATTTTCTCGGAGAAACCAGGGTTTTTCTTCGTAGTTTCTGTCTTTTTACCCGTTCTTATTCCTGCTTTCTCGCTGCTTCTCTCTGTCCCCGCTATTCCGGTTTTTCCGAGAGTTTTTCTCTTCGTCCTGTCAGGCATTTCCATTACCTGTTCCACGATTTCGTTCACACGTTCCTGGCGTTTCAGAGTGAACAGGTAGGAAAGAGGGACTGCCGCTGCCTTTGAAGCTGCTTCTACAAGTTTACGGATTTTTTCATTATTTTTTACACTGCCTGCTTTCCCATATTCAGGCGATTTTTCAGCCCTGAGGAGGTATTCAAGAGCTGTTCTGTCTTTCTGGAGCAACAGAAGTGAGAAAGCTCTCTTTGAGATTCTGAATTCTTTTGCAGGACCAAGTAAATTTTCGACACTCTCAATGTATGGCTCAATTTCTGTTCCATAATCAAGTTTCTGGAATTTTTGGATACCCGGGGTATTGTTCCCGGGGACAAATTCTGATATTGCGGTCTTAAGTTCATCTATCCCTTTCCCCTCGCTTGAAACTGTTCCGATAACTGGAATTCCCAGAAGTCGGCTGAGTTCAGGTATATCGATTTCAATTCCCCTTTCTTCAGCCTCGTCCATCATGTTTAGAACAAGGATGAGAGGAAGCCCGGCTTCAAGAAGCTGCAAGGTGAAGGAGAGCATGCGCCTGAGATTCCTGGCATCTACCACATGGAGGTAAACCAGAGGGGTTTCCTCAAAAATTAAAAGCTGGGAAACCCTTTCTTCCTCACTTACGGGAAGTAAAGAATACATTCCTGGCGTGTCAATGATTTCATACTCCCTTTCTCCTATCTTTGACTTCCCACGGCTGATTTCGACTGAAGTTCCTGGATAATTGGAAACCAGTGTATAGCTTCCGGAAAGAGCATTAAAAAGGCTGCTTTTCCCAACGTTAGGACTGCCAACAAGCACAATTTTCGGAAGCCCTTTTCCTGGAACGCATCCCCTGCTTCCATGGCAACACTCTCCATCAGGGCAGATGACTGGGAGTTTCATATTTTCACGCTCATTTTTAGGTGAACCTAATTTCAGATTTATTCATATTTAGGCATACCTAATATTTAAGGCTAATGCAATTGCATCATTCTCTTAAACAGCGTCTCAAAAACAAGATTATTTAAACAGTTCTTAAGCTAAAAAGTCTTTAAATTAAATTAACTTATATTATGAGCCGGCTACCTGCGGGTTGATACGTTGCCATTTATTCGATTTTAATTTCCCTGCTCATAGCTCTGTAGTATTCGAACAGCTCTTCTCCCCATTTTATTGCTCGAGGTTCGAAACTTCTTATGTACTGGCGGTCAAACCTCCCGTTTTCGTTAAACAAACCAAGAACCATTATCCTGTCAGTCACAGCAATAAGCGCTGGAATATCCACTCCTTTTTTTTCAAAGAGATAAAGGTTTGTGTTTCCCATCTTAAGGAATTCTTTCCCTTCTTCTTTGAAATCTTCTATAAGCCGTGAGTATACAGCCTCACTCAGGACAAGGGAAACCTCAATGCCTTTTTTTGCAAGGTTGAGAAAAAGCGCTGGAAACTGAGGGTGGAAATAAGAGAAAAAGACGCGAGTACAGCTTGAATTTGAAAGATGCTCTACAAATTTCGGGTTCAAGTCAAATGTATGGCTGAGGTCTGGCTCTATAATGCGATAGTCTCCAAGCTCATTGATTCTTTTTACAAGGTTGGGTGGAATAGAGGCAAGCTTTCGGTTAGCCCAAAATTCTTCATTTTTCTCGAACACTGCTAGAGTATCAAGTAGAGGCTGCATTCTTTCTACAATAATTTCCCCTATTGCGCTGAGCCGGTACATTCCATCTTCATATATTACCAGTTCTTCTTCTTTCAATTTTTTTATCTGGGGGAGAAGAGCTGTCCTGGGAACCTGAAGTCTCTCAAGTACCTCTTCAATATCCTTTGGACCTTCTTTCAGGAGCAGGAGAAAATTTTTTCTTTTCTCTGAAAACAGGATAAGATCAAGCAAGCCGGGGTTCATTTTACATTCGCCGTCCTGAACTCAGAAAAAGAGCTTTGTTCACGGGCTCCGTTTTTATGGTTCAATTTTTTATAATCCTTAATGAATGACGAATTACTAATAAATGTGTCGAAATTATTTGAGAACTCTAGGCTGCCTTATTTGAGAACTCTGGGTTGTCTCTTCTCAACTCGAGGGAGCAGTCATATCTATAAAGTTAACTGGCTTCTTTCCAGTTTGCTAGGAAATGTTGATATAGGTGCTGATTAGAAAAGGGAGAGAACTGGATAAATGGTAAACTGTTCAGGATATATGACAGGATACATGATAGATATCTTTCTATGACAGGATACATGATAGATAACTTTCAAAATCAAGTACTCTTTTTATTATAAATTATGTAATTTTTCATAATAGAATTATAATAATATGAGTACCAATATAGGTGTTTCATAATTGACAGAATGAGTTTTATGCCTGTAAATGTGAGGAAAGATAATGGAAAAAGAAAAGTTATACAGGTTGAAAGCCGAAGCAAACCAGCTTTCTCCAATTCTTAATATAGGGAAGAACGGGGTAACGGACGCTCTGATCGAAGAACTGAACAAGCAGATAAAGGCTAACAGGCTTGTGAAGGTAAGGGTGCTGAAAAGCGCTGAGGATGGGAAAGACTTAAAAGACATCGCGGAAGAAATCGCAGCCGCTACAAAATCCAATCTGATAGA
The Methanosarcina thermophila TM-1 genome window above contains:
- a CDS encoding helix-turn-helix transcriptional regulator yields the protein MNPGLLDLILFSEKRKNFLLLLKEGPKDIEEVLERLQVPRTALLPQIKKLKEEELVIYEDGMYRLSAIGEIIVERMQPLLDTLAVFEKNEEFWANRKLASIPPNLVKRINELGDYRIIEPDLSHTFDLNPKFVEHLSNSSCTRVFFSYFHPQFPALFLNLAKKGIEVSLVLSEAVYSRLIEDFKEEGKEFLKMGNTNLYLFEKKGVDIPALIAVTDRIMVLGLFNENGRFDRQYIRSFEPRAIKWGEELFEYYRAMSREIKIE
- a CDS encoding YhbY family RNA-binding protein codes for the protein MEKEKLYRLKAEANQLSPILNIGKNGVTDALIEELNKQIKANRLVKVRVLKSAEDGKDLKDIAEEIAAATKSNLIEVRGRTVVLYK